GGGCAGGGTGTGGGTCATGGTGTGATCGCTCCTCGGTTGTGGTTGTGCGGTCGGCCCGGGCGGCGGGTGCCGGCGGGACGTGGGGGTGACGCGGGTGCGCGTCGGTGGGTCAGGCGGACCCGGCGTGTCGCCGGGCCAGCTCGACGTAGGTCTCGGCGTTGGTGACGAGGTGCTCGCGCTCGGGGTCGGTGAGCTCGCGGCGTACCCGGGCGGGCAGCCCGAGCACCAGTGAGCCCGACGGGATCTCGACGTCCTCGGCCACCACCGCGCCGGCGCCGATGATGACGTCGTCGCCGATGCGGGCCCGGTTGAGCACGATCGCGCCCATCCCGACCAGCACCCGGTCGCCGACCGTGCAGTTGTGCAGGACGGCCCGGTGGCCGACGGTGACCTGGCGGCCGAGGCGGACCCCGAGCCCGGGGTCGGCGTGCAGCACGCAGCCGTCCTGGACGTTGCTCCGCGGCCCGACCACGATGTCCTCACCGTCGCCGCGCAGGACGGCGCCGAACCAGACCGAGGCGTGCTCGGCCAGGCGGACCCGCCCCACCAGCGAGGCGGTCGGCGCGACCCAGGCGGTGGGGTCCACCTCCGGGTGGTGGCCTTCGAACCCGTGCAGGCTCACCGTGACCACCGCCCCAGGTCGTACCAGCGCGTCGCGGTCCCGCCGAGCACCTCGGCCCGGTCGTCGGCGTCGGGGACCACCCGCTCCAGCACGGCCACCTGGTCCCGCCACAGCGTGCGGTAGTCCGTGCCGAGCTCGGAGACCGGCCAGTTGCTGGCCAGCATGGTCCGCTCCGGGCCGAACGCCTCCAGCACGACGCCGGCGACCTCGTCCAGCTGCTCGGGCTGCCAGTCCCAGCGCGAGACCACGTCCAGCCCCACCGACAGCTTGATCGCCACCCCGGGGGCGTCGGCCAGCCGGGCGATGTTGTCCCGCCACGGCTGGGCGGGCGCGCCGTCCAGCGGCGGCCGTGCCAGGTGGTCCACCACGATCCGCAGCCCCGGCACCTGCTCGGCCAGCTGCACCACCTGGGCGCACTGGACGTCGTCGAGCGGGACCACGTCCCAGGACAGCCCGGCGTCGGCCAGCTCGGTGAAGAGCTCGACGACGTCGTCGCCGGCCAGCCAGTCCAGCGGCTCACGACCGACCAGGCAGCGGACCCCGACCAGACGGGGGAGGTCCATCCGGGTCCGCTCCCGCCGCGCGGCGTCCGGGTCGCGCAGCGGCAGCCAGCCGACGACCCCGCGCACCGGCTCCAGCCGGCTCCAGCGGGCCAGCCGGTCGTTCTCCTCCGGTCCGTCCTCGGACTCCACCAGCACGGTGCCGTCGATCCCGAGCTCGACGGTCATCGTCGCCAGGTCCTCGGGACGGAAGTCGCGCACCAGGGCGCCGTGCCCGGGTCCGCGCCAGGGCTGCTCGCTCTCCCCGGCCACCCAGAAGTGCTGGTGGGCGTCGATGGTGGTGGTCGCGGGCGTCGGGTCCGCGGGTGCGGCGGTCATCGTCCCTCCCAGGAGGCCGGTCGTCGGGCGAGGAAGGCCTGGACGCCCTCGGCGAAGTCGGCGCTGCCGTAGCAGGCCCCCACCAGGTCGTCGCAGTCCGCCTCGGGGTCGTGGTCCAGTCGTCGGCTCGTCTGCTTCAACGCCCGGACGCTCAGCGGCGCACCGCCGGCGATCGTCCGGGCCAGCTCGGCGGCCACCGGACGCGGGTCGCTGCCGGCGGGGAGCAGCCGCGTGATGAACCCGCTGGGGGCCAGCTCGGCGGCGCTCACCAGGTCCGCGGCCAGCAGCAGCTGGTCGGTGCGGGCGGCCCCGAGACGGCGGCGCACCAACTCGACGGCGGAGGCGTCGATGCAGTTGCCCAGGGTCCGCGACACCGGGGCGCCGAACTGGACGTCCTCGGCGGCGACCACCAGGTCGCAGGCCGCGGCCAGCACCAGCCCGGCGCCGACCGCCAGCCCGGGCACCGCCGCGACCACCGGGACCGGCACCGCCTGCAGCGCCTCCAGCACCGCCCGCACCCGCTGCTCGTAGCGCAGCCCGGCATCGGCGTCGAAGCCGGGGAACTGGGCGATGTCGGTGCCGGCGGCGAAGGCGCGGTCCCCGGTCGAGGTCAGCACCACCGCCCGCACCCGCGGGTCACCGGCGACGTCCCGGGCGTGCTGCTCCAGCTCGTCGTACATCCGCCAGGTCAGGGCGTTGAGCTTGCGCGGGTGGTCCAGCCGGAGCGTGAGGACCGCCCCGTCCAGGGAGCTGCGCACCCCGTCGACGGCGTCCTCCCCGCCGACGGGCTCCTGGTCAGCCACGGACGGCCCCCTCGGCGAGCGACCCGGTGCCCGCCCCGGCCGCGGCCAGCAGGTCGTCGTGCTCCCCGAGCAGCGGGGCCGGACGGCGGACCGTGGCCGGGGTGCCGGAGAGCCGGACCGGGGAGGCCAGCACCTTGACCGTGCCCTCCACCGGGTGCTCGTAGCTGGTGACCGCACCGCGCTCGGCGACGTGGGGGTCGGAGTCCAGCACGTAGGAGTAGTCCCGGATCGGTCCGGCCGGGACGCCGATCTCCAGCAGGGCCTCCACCCACTCGTCCACGGTCCGGGAGGAGAACAGCGGCGTGAGCTCGGCGACCAGCTCGTCGCGGTGGCGCAT
The sequence above is a segment of the Auraticoccus monumenti genome. Coding sequences within it:
- a CDS encoding gamma carbonic anhydrase family protein, which gives rise to MVTVSLHGFEGHHPEVDPTAWVAPTASLVGRVRLAEHASVWFGAVLRGDGEDIVVGPRSNVQDGCVLHADPGLGVRLGRQVTVGHRAVLHNCTVGDRVLVGMGAIVLNRARIGDDVIIGAGAVVAEDVEIPSGSLVLGLPARVRRELTDPEREHLVTNAETYVELARRHAGSA
- a CDS encoding amidohydrolase family protein; protein product: MTAAPADPTPATTTIDAHQHFWVAGESEQPWRGPGHGALVRDFRPEDLATMTVELGIDGTVLVESEDGPEENDRLARWSRLEPVRGVVGWLPLRDPDAARRERTRMDLPRLVGVRCLVGREPLDWLAGDDVVELFTELADAGLSWDVVPLDDVQCAQVVQLAEQVPGLRIVVDHLARPPLDGAPAQPWRDNIARLADAPGVAIKLSVGLDVVSRWDWQPEQLDEVAGVVLEAFGPERTMLASNWPVSELGTDYRTLWRDQVAVLERVVPDADDRAEVLGGTATRWYDLGRWSR
- a CDS encoding enoyl-CoA hydratase-related protein, yielding MADQEPVGGEDAVDGVRSSLDGAVLTLRLDHPRKLNALTWRMYDELEQHARDVAGDPRVRAVVLTSTGDRAFAAGTDIAQFPGFDADAGLRYEQRVRAVLEALQAVPVPVVAAVPGLAVGAGLVLAAACDLVVAAEDVQFGAPVSRTLGNCIDASAVELVRRRLGAARTDQLLLAADLVSAAELAPSGFITRLLPAGSDPRPVAAELARTIAGGAPLSVRALKQTSRRLDHDPEADCDDLVGACYGSADFAEGVQAFLARRPASWEGR